Proteins co-encoded in one Cupriavidus taiwanensis genomic window:
- a CDS encoding DUF5943 domain-containing protein gives MQPQLPIDVDPETGVWTTDALPMLYVPRHFFTNNHVAVEEALGREAYEEILYKAGYKSAYHWCDKEARLHDIRGMAVFEHYLKRLSQRGWGLFSILQADPATASARIALRHSSFVLQQPEKSGKLCYMFAGWFAGAMDWVNDTTPAGKGAPRAQSKEVQCAAEGHDHCVFEVSPIAR, from the coding sequence ATGCAACCGCAACTGCCAATCGACGTTGATCCCGAAACCGGTGTCTGGACCACCGACGCGCTGCCGATGCTTTACGTGCCGCGCCACTTCTTCACGAACAACCACGTCGCCGTCGAAGAGGCGCTCGGCCGCGAGGCGTACGAAGAGATCCTCTACAAGGCCGGCTACAAGTCCGCCTACCACTGGTGCGACAAGGAGGCACGGCTGCACGACATCCGCGGGATGGCCGTGTTCGAGCATTACCTGAAGCGGCTGTCGCAGCGCGGCTGGGGGCTGTTTTCGATCCTGCAAGCCGATCCGGCGACGGCGAGCGCGCGCATCGCGCTGCGCCACTCGTCATTCGTGCTCCAGCAGCCGGAAAAGAGCGGCAAGCTTTGCTACATGTTCGCCGGCTGGTTCGCCGGCGCAATGGACTGGGTCAACGACACCACTCCCGCCGGCAAGGGCGCTCCGCGCGCGCAGTCGAAGGAAGTGCAGTGCGCAGCCGAAGGGCACGATCACTGCGTGTTCGAAGTGTCGCCGATCGCGCGCTGA
- a CDS encoding NADH:flavin oxidoreductase, with translation MRYPHLFKPLQLNQLTLRNRIVSTAHAEVYAEPGGLPGDRYIRYYEEKAKGGVGLAICGGSSPVSIDSPQGWWKSVNLSTDKIIDPLSRLAETMHRHGARIMIQATHMGRRSAFHGEHWPHLMTPSGVREPVHRGNAKIIEVEEIRRIIADFAAAAKRVKDAGMDGIEISAAHQHLIDQFWSPRTNFRTDEWGGSLENRMRFGVEVLQAVREVVGKDFCVGLRMCGDEFHEDGLDHEQLKEIAQAMSESGLVDYIGVVGSGADTHNTLANCMPPMALPPEPFVHLAAGIKSVIKVPLMHAQSIRDAGQAERLLANGMVDLVGMTRAQIADPHMVIKIRDGREDEIKQCVGANYCIDRQYNGLDVLCVQNAATSREATMPHVIEKSRGPKRKVVVVGAGPAGLEAARVARSRGHDVVLFEKSTEVGGQIVLAAKAPQREQMQGIVRWFDMETKRLGVDRRLGVEADAKMIMAEKPDIIVLATGGRAFSDQVPGWAVAEGLAVSSWDVLAGRVEAKENVLVYDGVSTHAGAGVADYLASRGAKVEIVTPDVKVADDCGGTTFPIFYRRLYAQGVIHTPNYWLDRVYEEGGKKIAVLRNEYTEELEERAVDQVVIENGSTPNDALYWKLKPESLNRGQVDVHKLFASEPQPCLSETLGNGRFLLFRVGDCISMHNIHGAIYDALRLVKDF, from the coding sequence ATGCGTTATCCCCACTTGTTCAAACCTTTGCAGCTCAATCAGCTGACGCTCCGCAACCGGATCGTGAGCACGGCGCACGCGGAAGTGTATGCCGAGCCGGGCGGCCTGCCAGGTGACCGCTACATTCGCTATTACGAAGAGAAGGCAAAGGGCGGCGTCGGCCTGGCGATATGCGGCGGCTCGAGTCCCGTGTCGATCGACAGTCCCCAGGGCTGGTGGAAGTCGGTGAATCTCTCGACTGACAAGATCATCGATCCGCTGTCGCGGCTGGCCGAAACGATGCACCGGCACGGCGCCAGGATCATGATCCAGGCCACGCACATGGGACGTCGCTCGGCATTCCATGGCGAGCACTGGCCGCACCTGATGACGCCGTCCGGCGTGCGCGAGCCCGTGCACCGTGGCAACGCGAAGATCATCGAGGTCGAGGAGATCCGCCGCATCATCGCCGACTTTGCGGCAGCCGCGAAGCGCGTGAAGGACGCGGGCATGGACGGCATCGAGATCTCGGCCGCGCACCAGCACCTGATCGACCAGTTCTGGAGCCCGCGCACGAACTTCCGCACCGACGAGTGGGGCGGCAGCCTCGAGAACCGCATGCGCTTCGGCGTGGAGGTGCTCCAGGCGGTGCGTGAGGTGGTCGGCAAGGATTTCTGTGTTGGTCTGCGCATGTGCGGCGACGAATTCCATGAAGACGGTCTCGATCACGAACAACTGAAGGAGATCGCGCAGGCGATGTCCGAGTCGGGGCTCGTCGACTATATCGGCGTGGTCGGCTCCGGCGCCGATACGCACAACACGCTCGCAAACTGCATGCCGCCGATGGCGCTGCCGCCCGAGCCGTTCGTGCATCTGGCCGCGGGCATCAAGTCGGTGATCAAGGTGCCGTTGATGCATGCGCAGAGCATCCGCGACGCGGGCCAGGCGGAGCGCCTGCTCGCAAACGGCATGGTCGACCTTGTCGGCATGACGCGCGCCCAGATCGCCGATCCGCACATGGTCATCAAGATTCGCGACGGCCGCGAAGACGAGATCAAGCAATGCGTCGGCGCGAACTATTGCATCGACCGCCAGTACAACGGCCTCGACGTGCTGTGCGTGCAGAACGCCGCGACCTCGCGCGAGGCGACGATGCCGCACGTCATCGAGAAGTCGCGTGGCCCGAAGCGCAAGGTGGTCGTGGTCGGTGCCGGCCCGGCGGGGCTGGAAGCGGCGCGCGTCGCGCGTTCACGCGGCCACGACGTCGTGCTGTTCGAGAAGAGCACCGAAGTGGGCGGGCAGATCGTGCTCGCCGCCAAGGCACCGCAGCGCGAGCAGATGCAGGGCATCGTGCGCTGGTTCGACATGGAGACCAAGCGCCTCGGCGTCGACCGGCGCCTGGGCGTTGAAGCGGATGCGAAGATGATCATGGCGGAGAAGCCGGACATCATCGTGCTCGCGACGGGCGGCCGCGCATTCTCCGACCAGGTGCCAGGCTGGGCCGTCGCCGAGGGGCTCGCGGTCAGTTCGTGGGACGTGCTGGCCGGCCGCGTCGAGGCGAAGGAGAACGTGCTCGTCTACGACGGCGTGAGCACGCACGCCGGCGCGGGTGTCGCCGACTACCTGGCGAGCCGCGGCGCGAAGGTCGAGATCGTGACGCCGGACGTCAAGGTTGCCGACGACTGCGGCGGCACCACCTTCCCGATCTTCTATCGCCGCCTGTACGCGCAGGGCGTGATCCATACGCCGAACTACTGGCTCGATCGCGTCTACGAGGAAGGCGGCAAGAAGATCGCGGTGCTGCGCAACGAGTACACGGAAGAACTTGAGGAACGCGCGGTCGACCAGGTCGTGATCGAGAACGGCTCGACCCCGAACGACGCGCTCTACTGGAAGCTCAAGCCGGAATCGCTCAATCGCGGCCAGGTCGACGTGCACAAGCTGTTTGCGTCGGAGCCGCAGCCGTGCCTGTCGGAGACGCTCGGCAACGGCCGCTTCCTGTTGTTCCGCGTCGGCGACTGCATCTCGATGCACAACATCCACGGCGCGATCTATGACGCGCTGCGGCTCGTGAAGGATTTCTGA
- a CDS encoding (Fe-S)-binding protein, whose amino-acid sequence MNPSLLITVLLWLSVAGLAFAVVKRASYWRLGRATAPGSFGIANLLAIPKRYFVDLHHVVARDPYIARTHVATAGGAIGALALVFVNYGLAIYSPWLDKAIFAAALAMLIGAVFVWRRRRAKDVPARLSKGPWNTLPWLLGSFALGLVLFVAVPADVMSGAFAVACALLIGAGAFAMTFGAAKGGPMKHAIAGLMHLAFHPRQERFAGKSDSYTGDGTATPPTALKLPEIEKQEYGVARPVQFRWNQLLSFDACVQCGKCEAACPAFASGQPLNPKKLIQDLVVGMAGGSDAAYAGSPTPGLPVGRHCGEPNGPIVSGLIEAHTLWSCTTCRACVQECPMLIEHVDAIVDMRRNQTLVHGIVPGKGAEVLANLRETGTMGGYDTAARYDWSVDLNAPVAQRGKAVDVLIVAGEGAFDMRYQRTLRAFVKVLNKAGVDYAVLGGVETDTGDVARRLGDEATFQQMAKRLIGTLGTLSFGQIVTADPHVMHSLRNEYRALGLRVTVKHHTSYLAELADSGRIAPQAVEALREKVTTYHDPCYLGRYNGETEAPRKLLKTIGIKVVEMERHGMRGRCCGGGGGAPLTDIPGKQRIPDIRIADARAVGAEVVAVGCPNCTAMLEGVVGPRPDVLDVAELVAASLE is encoded by the coding sequence ATGAACCCGTCCCTCCTGATTACCGTTCTGCTGTGGCTGTCGGTGGCGGGGCTCGCATTCGCGGTCGTGAAGCGCGCGTCGTACTGGCGGCTCGGCCGGGCGACCGCGCCCGGATCGTTCGGCATTGCGAACCTGTTGGCCATCCCGAAGCGCTATTTCGTCGACCTGCACCACGTGGTCGCCCGCGATCCGTACATTGCCAGGACGCACGTTGCCACGGCCGGCGGTGCGATTGGCGCGCTGGCGCTCGTGTTCGTCAATTACGGTCTGGCGATCTACTCGCCTTGGCTCGACAAGGCGATTTTCGCCGCGGCGCTCGCGATGCTAATTGGCGCGGTGTTCGTCTGGCGCCGCCGGCGCGCCAAGGACGTACCCGCGCGCCTGTCGAAGGGGCCATGGAACACGCTGCCGTGGCTGCTTGGTTCGTTTGCGCTCGGTCTCGTGTTGTTCGTGGCCGTGCCGGCTGACGTCATGTCGGGTGCGTTCGCGGTAGCCTGCGCGCTGCTGATCGGCGCCGGCGCGTTCGCGATGACGTTCGGCGCGGCGAAAGGCGGGCCGATGAAGCACGCGATCGCTGGCCTCATGCATCTCGCGTTCCATCCGCGTCAGGAACGGTTTGCCGGCAAGTCTGACTCGTACACCGGCGACGGCACGGCCACGCCGCCGACCGCGCTCAAGCTGCCCGAGATCGAAAAGCAGGAATACGGCGTCGCCAGGCCCGTCCAGTTCCGCTGGAACCAGCTGCTGAGCTTTGACGCCTGCGTGCAGTGCGGCAAGTGCGAGGCCGCGTGTCCCGCGTTCGCCTCGGGCCAGCCGCTCAATCCGAAGAAACTGATCCAGGATCTCGTGGTCGGCATGGCGGGCGGCAGCGATGCCGCGTACGCTGGCAGCCCGACGCCGGGCCTTCCTGTCGGCCGCCATTGCGGCGAGCCGAATGGCCCGATCGTGTCGGGACTGATCGAAGCGCACACACTGTGGTCGTGCACCACCTGCCGGGCCTGCGTGCAGGAATGCCCGATGCTGATCGAGCATGTCGATGCGATCGTCGACATGCGCCGCAACCAGACGCTCGTGCATGGCATCGTGCCCGGCAAAGGGGCCGAAGTGCTCGCGAACCTGCGCGAGACCGGCACGATGGGCGGCTACGACACCGCGGCGCGCTATGACTGGTCGGTCGACCTCAATGCGCCGGTCGCGCAGCGGGGCAAGGCCGTAGACGTGCTGATCGTTGCCGGCGAGGGGGCATTCGACATGCGCTATCAGCGCACGCTGCGGGCCTTCGTGAAGGTACTGAACAAGGCTGGCGTCGATTATGCGGTGCTCGGCGGCGTGGAAACGGACACCGGCGACGTGGCCCGCCGTCTCGGCGACGAGGCGACGTTCCAGCAGATGGCGAAGCGCCTGATCGGCACGCTCGGCACGTTGTCCTTCGGGCAGATCGTGACGGCGGACCCGCACGTCATGCACAGCCTGCGCAACGAGTATCGCGCCCTGGGCTTGCGCGTCACGGTCAAGCATCACACCAGCTATCTCGCCGAACTGGCCGACAGCGGGCGTATCGCGCCGCAGGCGGTGGAGGCGCTGCGCGAGAAGGTCACCACCTATCACGATCCGTGCTATCTCGGCCGCTACAACGGCGAGACCGAGGCGCCGCGCAAGCTGCTGAAGACGATCGGCATCAAGGTGGTCGAGATGGAGCGCCATGGCATGCGCGGCCGCTGTTGCGGCGGCGGGGGCGGCGCGCCGCTGACCGATATCCCGGGCAAGCAGCGCATCCCGGATATTCGCATCGCCGATGCGCGTGCCGTGGGCGCGGAAGTGGTCGCGGTCGGGTGCCCGAACTGCACGGCAATGCTCGAAGGTGTCGTCGGCCCGCGGCCGGACGTGCTGGATGTGGCCGAACTCGTTGCGGCCTCGCTGGAGTGA
- a CDS encoding dipeptidase: protein MSPLHQDSIIIDGLNISKFERSVFEDMKKGGVTAANCTVSVWDNFTKTVDNIALMKQAIRDNSELLTLVRSTDDIRRAKHEGKTGVILGFQNAHAFEDNLGYVEAFADMGVRVVQLCYNTQNLVGTGCYERDGGLSDFGREVITEMNRVGIMVDLSHVGGNTSSEAIAFSKKPVCYSHCLPSGLKEHPRNKSDAQLKEIADAGGFVGVTMFAPFLKRGIEATVEDYIEAIDYVVNLVGEDAVGIGTDFTQGYSTEFFDMLTHDKGRYRRLTNFGKVINPEGIRTIGEFPNLTAAMERAGWKASRIRKIMGENWVRVFKEVWGA, encoded by the coding sequence ATGAGCCCGCTGCACCAGGACAGCATCATTATCGACGGCCTGAACATCTCCAAGTTCGAGCGGTCGGTGTTCGAAGACATGAAGAAGGGCGGCGTCACGGCCGCGAACTGTACGGTCTCGGTCTGGGACAATTTCACCAAGACCGTCGACAACATTGCGCTGATGAAGCAGGCGATTCGCGACAACAGCGAACTGCTGACACTCGTGCGCTCCACTGATGACATCCGCCGCGCAAAGCATGAGGGCAAGACCGGCGTGATCCTCGGCTTCCAGAATGCCCACGCGTTCGAGGACAACCTCGGCTATGTCGAAGCGTTCGCCGACATGGGCGTGCGCGTCGTGCAGCTCTGCTACAACACGCAGAACCTGGTGGGCACCGGATGCTACGAGCGCGACGGCGGGCTTTCGGATTTCGGCCGGGAGGTGATTACCGAGATGAACCGCGTCGGGATCATGGTCGATCTGTCGCACGTCGGGGGCAACACTTCGTCCGAGGCGATTGCGTTCTCGAAGAAGCCGGTCTGCTACTCCCACTGTCTGCCGTCCGGCCTCAAGGAACACCCGCGCAACAAGAGCGACGCACAGCTGAAGGAGATCGCCGATGCGGGCGGCTTCGTCGGCGTGACGATGTTCGCGCCGTTCCTCAAGCGCGGGATCGAGGCGACGGTCGAGGACTACATCGAGGCGATCGACTACGTGGTCAACCTGGTCGGCGAGGACGCGGTCGGCATCGGCACGGATTTCACGCAGGGCTACAGCACCGAGTTCTTCGACATGCTGACGCACGACAAGGGCCGCTATCGGCGCCTGACCAACTTCGGCAAGGTGATCAACCCCGAAGGGATCCGGACCATCGGCGAGTTTCCGAACCTGACTGCGGCGATGGAGCGAGCTGGCTGGAAGGCCTCTCGCATCCGCAAGATCATGGGCGAGAACTGGGTACGCGTGTTCAAGGAAGTGTGGGGCGCCTGA
- the fdhA gene encoding formaldehyde dehydrogenase, glutathione-independent gives MSSNRGVVYLGPGQVEVQKIDYPKMVDPSGRAIGHGVILKVVSTNICGSDQHMVRGRTTAPTGLVLGHEITGEVIEIGRDVETLKLGDLVSVPFNVACGRCAMCKEQHTGVCLSVNPSRAGGAYGYVDMGGWIGGQSEYVMVPYADFNLLRFPNRDQAMAKIRDLTCLSDILPTGYHGAVTAGVKPGSTVYIAGAGPVGMAAAASARLLGAACTIVGDMNPARLAHAKAMGFEVVDLSKDATLGEQIAGILGTPEIDCAVDCVGFEAHGHGSSGYVEEAPATVLNSLMEITRPAGAIGIPGLYVTDDPGAKDAAAQRGSLSIRFGLGWAKSHSFHTGQTPVLKYNRNLMQAILHNRLPIAEIVNVTVIPLEQAPEGYKQFDGGAPRKFVIDPHGLLAA, from the coding sequence ATGAGCAGCAACCGAGGTGTCGTATATCTTGGACCAGGCCAGGTCGAGGTTCAGAAGATCGACTATCCGAAAATGGTCGATCCCAGCGGCCGGGCCATTGGCCACGGCGTGATCCTCAAGGTCGTGAGCACGAACATCTGCGGGTCGGACCAGCACATGGTGCGCGGCCGCACGACCGCACCGACCGGCCTCGTGCTCGGTCACGAGATCACCGGCGAGGTCATCGAAATCGGCCGCGACGTCGAGACGCTGAAGCTTGGCGATCTGGTGTCGGTGCCGTTCAACGTCGCTTGCGGCCGCTGCGCGATGTGCAAGGAGCAACATACCGGCGTCTGCCTTAGCGTCAACCCGTCGCGTGCGGGTGGTGCGTATGGGTATGTCGACATGGGCGGCTGGATCGGCGGGCAGTCCGAGTACGTGATGGTGCCGTATGCCGACTTCAACCTGCTGAGATTCCCCAACCGCGACCAGGCGATGGCGAAGATCCGCGATCTCACCTGCCTGTCGGACATTCTGCCGACGGGCTATCACGGTGCCGTGACCGCGGGCGTGAAGCCCGGCTCGACCGTCTATATCGCCGGCGCGGGTCCGGTCGGCATGGCCGCCGCCGCTTCGGCGCGCCTGCTCGGCGCGGCCTGCACGATTGTCGGCGACATGAACCCGGCGCGTCTCGCGCACGCGAAGGCGATGGGCTTTGAAGTCGTCGATCTGTCGAAGGACGCCACGCTCGGCGAGCAGATCGCCGGGATTCTCGGCACGCCCGAGATCGACTGCGCGGTGGACTGCGTCGGCTTCGAGGCGCATGGCCACGGCTCGTCGGGCTATGTGGAGGAAGCGCCTGCCACGGTGCTCAACTCGCTGATGGAAATCACGCGGCCCGCCGGTGCGATCGGGATTCCGGGCCTGTACGTGACCGATGATCCGGGCGCCAAGGACGCCGCGGCCCAGCGCGGCAGCCTGAGCATCCGCTTCGGGCTCGGCTGGGCGAAGTCGCACTCGTTCCATACGGGGCAGACGCCGGTCCTGAAGTACAACCGCAACCTGATGCAGGCGATCCTGCACAATCGCTTGCCGATTGCGGAGATCGTCAATGTGACGGTCATCCCGCTTGAACAGGCGCCGGAAGGTTACAAGCAGTTCGATGGCGGCGCGCCACGCAAATTCGTCATTGATCCGCACGGGCTGCTGGCGGCCTGA
- a CDS encoding GlxA family transcriptional regulator: MSTDRTASLSHFAFMPLPNFTMIAFTNAIEVLRMANYLSGQELYRWSIISPEGGLVTASNGLALDTERADSIARPDIVFVCGGIDVQRSTTAEHLSTLRRAAREGTMLGSLCTGTYALARSGLLAGYACAIHWENMSALKEEFPDTRFLKELFVIDRDRVTCTGGVAPLDMMLNLIARRVGTARVTQIAEQFIVEHVRDTSAQQKIPLVARLGSAKKSLFEVVSLMENNIEEPLSREELARLANLSQRQLQRLFRDHLGMTPTHYYLTLRLRRARELLLQTDMSIMHITMACGFQSACHFSKSYRDEFGVAPTRERRAQSAPLAKSSGHASPSVMLHA, translated from the coding sequence ATGTCGACCGACCGCACCGCGTCGTTATCCCACTTCGCGTTCATGCCGCTGCCCAACTTCACCATGATCGCGTTCACCAATGCGATCGAAGTGCTGCGCATGGCGAATTACCTGAGCGGCCAGGAGCTGTACCGCTGGAGCATCATCAGCCCGGAAGGCGGGCTGGTGACGGCGAGCAATGGCCTGGCGCTCGACACCGAGCGGGCAGACAGTATCGCGCGTCCTGACATCGTGTTCGTTTGCGGCGGCATCGACGTGCAGCGTTCGACGACCGCGGAGCACCTGTCCACGCTGCGCCGCGCGGCGCGCGAGGGCACCATGCTGGGGAGCCTCTGCACCGGCACGTACGCACTGGCGAGATCCGGCCTGCTGGCCGGCTATGCCTGCGCGATCCACTGGGAAAACATGTCAGCGCTCAAGGAGGAGTTTCCCGATACGCGCTTCCTGAAGGAACTGTTCGTGATCGACCGCGACCGGGTCACGTGCACGGGGGGCGTCGCGCCGCTGGACATGATGCTGAACCTGATCGCCCGGCGCGTCGGTACCGCGCGCGTCACGCAGATCGCCGAGCAATTCATTGTCGAGCACGTGCGCGACACGAGCGCGCAGCAGAAAATCCCGTTGGTCGCGCGACTGGGTTCGGCGAAGAAGTCCCTGTTCGAGGTAGTCTCGCTGATGGAGAACAACATCGAGGAGCCACTGTCGCGCGAAGAGCTGGCACGGCTGGCCAACCTGTCGCAGCGGCAGTTGCAGCGCCTGTTCCGCGACCATCTCGGCATGACGCCGACGCACTACTACCTGACGCTGCGCCTGCGCCGTGCCCGCGAGCTGCTGCTGCAGACGGATATGTCGATCATGCACATCACGATGGCATGTGGGTTCCAGTCCGCGTGCCATTTCAGCAAGAGCTACCGCGACGAGTTCGGTGTCGCGCCTACGCGCGAACGCAGGGCGCAGAGCGCGCCGCTGGCGAAGTCGTCTGGGCATGCGTCCCCTTCAGTAATGCTTCATGCGTGA
- a CDS encoding electron transfer flavoprotein subunit alpha/FixB family protein, with translation MNKIPRIDPRRPFVITAAGLRRITLGETGSADPNAPHWSAHGHGGTATRPRRAVSDAQHVLLVAAHSERGALDDHACQALAAAALLADAQTEVALLVFGELKDDAAALGADKVIALPGFDRRAFAPDAELQALLACAAALSPKQVFLPDNATGDGDLGRRYAAATGASVATHVVELDARHVGTYAQAKRAFATRSLPDVILLAPGAVDTKLPFTGAGQSLSGDFLLGIGDGAQPYRDLGLDEIDAAQVALEEADFIVSAGNGVADIGAFEQLAGVFGAAIAASRVAVDNGHFTRDKQVGATGKTVEASVYIAFGISGAVQHLQGIKDCRHVIAVNLDGSAPIAKRANLTIVGDAKETIAALIEAVQAARRTNGRAPAAASVREPLGAAA, from the coding sequence ATGAACAAGATCCCACGTATCGATCCGCGTCGTCCGTTCGTGATCACGGCGGCGGGCCTGAGAAGGATCACGCTCGGCGAAACCGGCAGCGCGGATCCAAACGCCCCCCACTGGTCCGCGCACGGCCACGGCGGGACGGCGACAAGGCCGCGCCGCGCGGTCAGCGATGCGCAGCACGTGCTGCTCGTCGCCGCGCACAGCGAGCGCGGCGCGCTGGACGACCATGCGTGCCAGGCGCTCGCCGCGGCGGCGCTGCTTGCCGATGCGCAGACCGAGGTCGCGCTGCTGGTGTTCGGCGAGCTGAAGGACGACGCGGCGGCTCTCGGCGCCGACAAGGTCATCGCGCTGCCCGGGTTCGATCGCCGCGCCTTTGCGCCCGATGCCGAGCTGCAGGCGCTGCTGGCCTGCGCGGCCGCGCTGTCGCCGAAGCAGGTTTTCCTGCCCGATAACGCGACCGGCGATGGCGATCTCGGCCGCCGCTACGCGGCCGCAACCGGTGCGAGCGTCGCGACGCACGTGGTCGAGCTCGACGCGCGCCACGTCGGCACCTACGCACAGGCGAAACGCGCCTTTGCGACGCGCTCGCTGCCCGACGTGATCCTGCTCGCACCCGGTGCGGTCGACACGAAGCTGCCGTTCACCGGCGCGGGCCAGTCGCTGTCCGGCGACTTCCTGCTGGGGATCGGCGACGGCGCCCAGCCGTACCGCGACCTGGGCCTCGATGAGATCGATGCCGCCCAGGTCGCGCTCGAGGAGGCGGACTTCATCGTGTCCGCCGGCAATGGCGTCGCCGATATCGGTGCGTTCGAACAGCTTGCCGGCGTGTTCGGCGCAGCAATCGCCGCGAGCCGCGTCGCCGTCGACAACGGCCATTTCACGCGCGACAAGCAGGTCGGCGCGACCGGCAAGACGGTCGAGGCGAGTGTCTATATCGCATTTGGCATCTCCGGCGCGGTGCAGCATCTGCAGGGCATCAAGGACTGCCGTCACGTGATCGCCGTCAATCTGGACGGCAGCGCGCCCATTGCCAAGCGCGCGAACCTGACCATCGTCGGGGACGCGAAGGAGACGATCGCGGCGCTGATTGAAGCGGTGCAGGCCGCACGCCGCACGAACGGAAGGGCGCCGGCAGCGGCCAGCGTCCGCGAACCGCTGGGAGCCGCAGCATGA
- a CDS encoding serine hydroxymethyltransferase — MSNTQSFFSQPLAERDALVRGALSKELERQQSQVELIASENIVSRAVLEAQGSVLTNKYAEGYPGKRYYGGCEFADEVESLAIERVKQLFNAGFANVQPHSGAQANGSVMLALTKPGDTVLGMSLDAGGHLTHGARPALSGKWFNAVQYGVNRESMLIDYDQVEALAKAHKPSLIIAGFSAYPRQLDFARFRAIADSVGAKLMVDMAHIAGVIAAGRHSNPVEHAHVVTSTTHKTLRGPRGGFVLTNDEDIAKKINSAVFPGLQGGPLMHVIAAKAVAFGEALTSDFKTYIDNVLANAKALGEVLKEGGVDLVTGGTDNHLLLVDLRPKGLKGTQVEQALERAGITCNKNGIPFDTEKPTITSGIRLGAPAATTRGFGVAEFREIGRLILEVFEALRANPEGDAATEQRVRHQIFALCDRFPIY, encoded by the coding sequence ATGTCGAACACCCAGTCTTTCTTCTCGCAGCCCCTGGCCGAGCGCGATGCGCTGGTTCGCGGCGCCCTTTCGAAGGAACTCGAGCGTCAGCAGTCGCAAGTCGAGCTGATCGCCTCGGAAAACATCGTGTCGCGTGCGGTGCTCGAAGCCCAAGGTTCGGTACTGACCAACAAGTACGCCGAAGGTTACCCGGGCAAGCGCTACTACGGCGGCTGCGAATTCGCGGACGAAGTCGAATCGCTCGCGATCGAGCGCGTGAAGCAGCTCTTCAACGCCGGCTTTGCCAACGTGCAGCCGCACTCCGGCGCCCAGGCGAACGGCTCGGTGATGCTCGCGCTGACGAAGCCCGGCGATACCGTGCTCGGCATGTCGCTCGACGCCGGCGGTCACCTGACCCATGGCGCCAGGCCGGCGCTGTCGGGCAAGTGGTTCAACGCCGTGCAGTATGGCGTGAACCGTGAATCGATGCTGATCGACTACGACCAGGTCGAAGCGCTCGCGAAGGCGCACAAGCCGAGCCTGATCATCGCCGGCTTCTCTGCGTATCCGCGCCAGCTCGACTTCGCCCGCTTCCGCGCGATCGCCGACAGCGTCGGCGCGAAGCTGATGGTCGACATGGCCCACATCGCCGGTGTGATCGCCGCGGGCCGGCATTCGAACCCGGTCGAGCATGCCCACGTCGTCACCTCGACCACGCACAAGACCCTGCGCGGTCCGCGCGGCGGCTTCGTGCTGACCAACGATGAAGACATCGCAAAGAAGATCAACTCCGCCGTGTTCCCCGGTCTGCAGGGCGGCCCGTTGATGCACGTGATCGCAGCCAAGGCGGTGGCGTTCGGCGAGGCGCTGACGTCGGACTTCAAAACCTACATCGACAACGTGCTCGCGAACGCGAAGGCGCTTGGCGAAGTGTTGAAGGAAGGTGGTGTCGACCTCGTCACCGGCGGCACCGACAACCACCTGCTGCTGGTCGATCTGCGCCCGAAGGGACTCAAGGGCACCCAGGTCGAGCAGGCACTCGAACGTGCCGGCATCACCTGCAACAAGAACGGCATCCCGTTCGACACCGAGAAGCCGACCATCACGTCCGGGATCCGGCTCGGCGCGCCCGCGGCCACCACGCGCGGCTTCGGCGTTGCGGAGTTCCGCGAGATCGGCCGCCTGATCCTCGAGGTGTTCGAAGCGCTGCGCGCAAATCCGGAGGGCGACGCCGCCACCGAGCAGCGCGTGCGCCACCAGATCTTCGCGCTGTGCGATCGCTTCCCGATCTACTGA